The genomic region TTTAAATTTTGCTTTTAAATTACCCATTTCCCTGAGCCTCTGTATTTTCTGATCTAATTGCACCACAGGAATCCCCAAATGTACAGTACCTAATTCCATTTTGAAAATCACATTTGTCGGATCTCGAAAATCAATTTCCATTACGTTTAAATAATTCTCTCGGATGGCTTGATACACCAGAACCCAGTAAGGGTGATATTGTTCTGGTGAACCTAATACTTTCAAAGCAGGTAATTTACCCTGGGGATTGAAGGCAATATATTTTTCCCAAGGGATCAAGTTTCCACTGGCATCTATTAAATTTATATCATCACCTTTGGGATTTTGCGAACATGGAATTGCGGGTGAGGTGACTTTTTTTGAAGGGGCCTGAGGATTGGAGAGACAATTAGTTGCATTAGATTTTGACGAAGGTTGAATCATTGCTACTGGTAGTCTTTCTTGAATCTCAATATTTAACCCAGGTGGAAACAGACGACGCTTAACTATTGCCTGGGCAATAGTTGGTTGTCTTTCCAGAGATTGGGCAATTGCAGCGGGTCTAATTCGCCATAAGGACTGAGGATAAGAAAATTGCAGCAGTCTTTGAACTGTTTTCTGGGGTAGTATTTGATTCCCCGATCTCATCAAAATTTGTCCGGGAGTTGTGATCAACCAAACCGGTCCCAATATTATCCAAAACATTCCCCCTGCAATGCTACTAGTGGCTAGAATTCGCCAAACAGCTGTAAGAATTTTCACTTGTCTATGGCGACGCAATTTTTGTCTCCGTTTAACCAAATCCTGACGAGAAACCGATAACATGCCTGTCATTACAACCCCTTTCTAGTTTTTGCAATTCTTGGTATCAGACACAACCACGATTGGCTTACTATTCTATATTACTTTTATTGCTTTGAGTATCATCAGTATGGGGTTGAGGATGGCAAATTTCTATTTCCGCATCATATTCATTTCTTTTGGTAGCTAAGTTTACTAGAAACCATTGCAATCGCATACGCTCAATATAGGGCCATCCACCAGTGGATTCAATATCTTTCAGAAGGGTATACAGTTCTTGACGATTTTCCGGTAAACCATCTTGAAAAACTCCATCACGAATTTCTTTGTGTAAATACTCT from Cylindrospermopsis curvispora GIHE-G1 harbors:
- a CDS encoding cell division protein FtsQ/DivIB is translated as MTGMLSVSRQDLVKRRQKLRRHRQVKILTAVWRILATSSIAGGMFWIILGPVWLITTPGQILMRSGNQILPQKTVQRLLQFSYPQSLWRIRPAAIAQSLERQPTIAQAIVKRRLFPPGLNIEIQERLPVAMIQPSSKSNATNCLSNPQAPSKKVTSPAIPCSQNPKGDDINLIDASGNLIPWEKYIAFNPQGKLPALKVLGSPEQYHPYWVLVYQAIRENYLNVMEIDFRDPTNVIFKMELGTVHLGIPVVQLDQKIQRLREMGNLKAKFKSGEIVYIDIQSPDYPLVQLHQ